The Tubulanus polymorphus chromosome 1, tnTubPoly1.2, whole genome shotgun sequence genome contains a region encoding:
- the LOC141914767 gene encoding myosin-IIIb-like, which produces MSFFNQYSTIINFEELPEPLQTWELDDRIGEGTYGEVFGAKNRKTAEIVAVKIMEAIHEVVEEIEEEYRILKELGGRCNIPRFHGIYLKRNDKPSDVQLWLAMELCGGGSVTDLAKSEIKAERRLSEQVIAHLIRETIDGLVHLHKNKVMHRDVKGHNILLTNDAEVRLVDFGVSGHLKTTHGRRNTSVGTPYWMAPEVVACEQQIEYEYDYRCDTWSLGITAIELADGEPPLTDLHPMRALFRIPRNPPPSVKNESDWSPEFIDFIKTCLIKDFERRPFVKDLYDHPFIKNSISSKQMVVIEIKEMMSCMGRVFHEPDTTTKHGRLKSKRKSKKNCPNAFDDLAMLQELNEDIIVTHLRNRFKETLIYTYIGDILLAVNPFRPLTIYSDEYSKMYQHASKNENSPHIFAIADQSFQTMVHNNQSQCIVISGESGSGKTQNANYIIQQLTQLGKADNRTLEDRILQVNPLMEAFGNARTNINDNSSRFGKYLEMTFTASGKVTGARLSEYLLEKTRVINQSHGERNFHIMYYIHAYLSYEDVANVYKIRDYDQYRFIKDADLTTVEVNINKVKFKAIQHGFQIIGFKPQELNSVYSILAAILHIGNIKFRVKESKFANAGSTVTNVEVIQTVANLLGINGDDLVEALTTAGLVARGETIVRNNTVQEAANARDAMAKALYGRIFSWIVYKINLLLKPPKARQDDECTTIGILDIFGFENFVKNSFEQLCINIANEQIQYYFNEHIFAWELQEYKNEGVDGSNIEFTDNRPVLDMFLLKPLGLLALLDEESHFPKATDHTLVAKFHKNIKNKHYSRPRVDRPMFIIQHYAGSVQYDVNGFLEKNRDRLAPEIVQLLRMSDNPLLRTLFQNPITKTGSVAYSSLNNSASSSTCSSNITSPGSTVASSTFTLSVGTQRSNSSYASQSRCTQTVATYFRYSLMDLLSKMVTGTPHFVRCFRPNSENAPCKFDDAKVMAQLRYTGVLETTRIRRQGYSHRLSFSEFIKRYYILGFSVTSTVAVTKENCVSLLKKLSLKNWAVGKTKVFLKYYHIEELSQKYEEMKNKIIVVQSYVRMWLAVRHFMVMKERIYSSVPVIQKHIRGFLARKQYSAMKKKELSAVRIQSAMRGFAERRKYLAVRQMYHENATVIQAAWRGKKGRQLLQVRQKEVDKMKHTAKLHKAVLVLQKNFRMWRTRSIYQHLCMYKCQKETQAMYFGKQVELYANGLHNVMVNNNNTGNEEIEQIPVKAGSANSQTNTQNRSNLRKWREAKTPWTKEDANYYNKIIADNSAFKRPSEKNSKTAASPIENGYYDRIALTPNAMPRIWNYNYLPDSAGESDGEGRVLHNYQEVSDLYRTIIAQTAASKFIANQPVYQQRKMTKSGSDQSLPWDAPLRSAQKNASGLPKRVSSRAFPPGAVTQIELLDQEAKL; this is translated from the exons ATGAGCTTTTTCAATCAGTACAGTACAATCATTAACTTCGAGGAGCTTCCCGAACCTCTTCAAACATGGGAACTCGACGATCGAATCGGAGAAGGAACATATGGCGAAGTGTTCGGCGCAAAGAACCGGAAAACGg CGGAAATTGTGGCCGTGAAAATTATGGAGGCAATTCACGAAGTTGTTGAAGAAATCGAGGAGGAATACCgcatattaaaagaattaggtGGCAGGTGCAACATACCACGATTCCATGGTATATATTTGAAGAGGAATGACAAACCTTCCGATGTACAACTATGGCTAGCCATGGAG CTGTGCGGTGGGGGTTCAGTGACAGACTTGGCGAAATCGGAAATTAAGGCAGAACGTCGGCTATCAGAACAAGTTATTGCTCATCTCATTCGTGAAACGATCGAT GGTTTAGTTCATCTGCATAAGAATAAAGTAATGCATCGCGATGTCAAAGGCCACAATATTCTTCTTACGAATGATGCCGAAGTTCGTCTGGTAGATTTCG GTGTATCTGGACACTTGAAAACAACGCATGGTAGACGCAATACTTCTGTAGGAACACCGTACTGGATGGCTCCGGAG GTTGTAGCTTGCGAACAacaaattgaatatgaatatgattacCGCTGTGATACTTGGTCTCTGGGTATAACCGCTATTGAATTAGCTGATGGTGAACCACCTCTTACTGATCTTCATCCTATGCGAGCTTTATTCAGAATACCGAG GAACCCTCCGCCCAGTGTGAAAAATGAAAGTGACTGGTCACCGGAATTTATTGACTTCATAAAAAC GTGTTTGATTAAAGATTTTGAACGTAGACCGTTTGTAAAAGACCTGTACGACCATCCGTTTATAAAGAACTCTATCAGCTCCAAACAAATG GTTGTCATTGAAATAAAGGAAATGATGTCATGCATGGGTCGAGTTTTCCACGAACCTGATACAACTACTAAACACGGCAGACTGAAGTCTAAACGAAAATCGAAAAAGAATTGCCCGAACGCTTTTGACGATTTAGCCATGTTACAAGAACTGAATGAG GATATCATAGTTACTCATTTACGGAATAGATTTAAAGAAACGcttatatacacatatatcgGTGATATTCTATTAGCTGTCAACCCATTTCGACCCCTTACCATCTATAGTGATGAG TATTCGAAGATGTATCAACACGcatcgaaaaacgaaaattccCCACATATTTTTGCGATAGCCGATCAAAGTTTTCAGACTATGGTCCACAACAATCAAAGTCAA tgcATCGTAATAAGTGGAGAATCGGGCTCAGGGAAAACTCAGAATGCAAACTATATCATTCAACAACTCACACAACTTGGAAAG GCTGACAATCGAACACTAGAAGATCGTATCCTACAAGTGAATCCATTGATGGAAGCGTTCGGTAACGCTAGGACtaatatcaatgataattCCAGTAGATTTGGAAAATACTTGGAGATGACGTTCACCGCAAGTGGTAAAGTAACAGGAG CCCGGCTATCGGAATACCTGTTGGAGAAGACTCGCGTTATCAATCAATCGCA CGGAGAAAGAAACTTCCACATCATGTACTATATACACGCGTATTTGTCGTATGAAGACGTGGCAAATGTTTACAAGATACGAGATTACGACCAATACAG ATTCATAAAAGACGCTGATCTGACTACTGTAGAAGTTAACATCAATAAGGTGAAATTCAAAGCTATTCAACACGGTTTTCAAATCATTGGGTTTAAACCACAG GAACTTAACTCAGTTTATAGTATCCTTGCTGCCATCCTACATATCGGTAATATAAAATTCAGGGTTAAAGAGTCGAAGTTTGCAAACGCCGGTAGCACAGTCACTAATGTCGAGGTTATACAAACAg TTGCTAATCTGCTTGGTATAAATGGGGACGATTTGGTCGAAGCATTGACGACGGCAGGTCTTGTAGCTCGGGGAGAAACGATCGTCAGAAATAACACCGTACAAGAAGCAGCTAACGCCAGGGATGCCATGGCCAAGGCCTTGTATGGCAGAATATTCAGCTGGATCGTTTACAAGATAAACCTTCTACTGAAACCACCTAAAGCAAGACAGGA CGACGAATGTACCACTATCGGAATTCTTGACATTTTCGGATTCGAGAATTTCGTGAAGAACTCATTCGAACAACTGTGCATCAACATCGCCAACGAACAAATTCAGTACTATTTCAACGAGCACATATTCGCCTGGGAATTACAGGAATACAAAAACGAGGGAGTCGATGGAAGTAATATTGAATTCACTGATAACCGACCGGTTTTAGACATGTTCTTGTTGAAACCACTCGGTTTACTGGCTCTACTCGACGAGGAAAGTCATTTCCCGAAAGCGACTGATCATACACTTGTCG CAAAGTTCCACAAGAACATAAAGAACAAACATTATTCGAGACCTCGCGTAGACCGACCAATGTTCATTATACAACACTACGCCGGATCG GTTCAGTATGACGTCAATGGGTTTTTGGAAAAGAATCGCGATCGCCTGGCTCCTGAAATCGTTCAACTGTTGAGAATGTCGGACAATCCGCTGTTGAGGACTTTATTCCAGAATCCTATCACAAAAACTG GAAGCGTAGCCTATAGTTCACTGAATAATTCAGCATCATCGAGTACATGTTCAAGTAATATAACATCACCAGGAAGTACTGTAGCATCATCAACTTTCACTTTGAGCGTTGGTACTCAGCGG tcGAATTCATCTTATGCCAGTCAGTCGAGATGTACACAGACCGTGGCAACCTATTTCCGATATTCGTTGATGGATCTTTTGTCTAAAATGGTTACTGGTACACCACATTTCGTCAGATGTTTCAGACCGAATTCCGAAAATGCGCCATGCAAGTTCGATGACGCTAAGGTTATGGCACAATTGAGATATACAGGAGTACTTGAAACCACGCGAATACGAAGACAGGGTTACTCACATCGACTTAGTTTTTCGGAGTTCATTAAAag ATATTATATACTTGGGTTTTCTGTGACGTCAACAGTAGCTGTGACGAAAGAGAATTGCGTGAGCTTATTGAAGAAGTTGAGTTTAAAGAATTGGGCGGTCGGTAAAACTAAG GTTTTCCTGAAGTACTACCACATCGAGGAATTATCGCAGAAATACGAAGAGATGAAGAACAAAATTATCGTTGTTCAATCGTATGTAAGAATGTGGCTGGCTGTTAGACACTTCATGGTGATGAAGGAAAGAATCTACAGTAGCGTTCCAGTTATTCAAAAGC ATATTCGTGGATTTTTGGCGAGAAAGCAATACAGTGCTATGAAGAAGAAAGAACTATCTGCTGTTAGAATTCAAAGCGCTATGCGTGGCTTCGCAGAACGCCGCAAGTATTTGGCCGTTCGTCAAATGTACCACGAAAACGCAACTGTGATACAAGCAG CTTGGAGAGGGAAGAAGGGCCGACAGCTGCTGCAAGTTCGTCAAAAGGAAGTTGATAAGATGAAACACACGGCCAAACTCCACAAGGCAGTTTTAGTGTTGCAGAAGAACTTCCGAATGTGGAGAACAAGATCTATCTATCAACATTTATGCATGTATAAATGCCAGAAAGAGACGCAAGCTATGTATTTTGGCAAACag GTCGAACTTTATGCTAATGGTTTGCATAACGTAATGGTCAATAACAACAATACAGggaatgaagaaattgaacaaattCCTGTCAAAGCAGGCAGTGCTAACTCTCAAACGAATACTCAAAATCGTTCGAATCTACGAAAGTGGCGCGAAGCTAAAACGCCATGGACAAAAGAAGATGCAAACTATTATAACAAG ATCATCGCTGATAACAGTGCCTTTAAACGACCAAGTGAAAA AAATTCGAAGACTGCCGCCAGTCCAATTGAAAACGGGTATTATGACCGCATCGCATTAACACCCAATGCCATGCCTCGTATTTGGAATTACAATTACCTGCCAGACTCAGCCGG GGAGAGTGACGGGGAAGGACGTGTCCTTCATAACTATCAGGAGGTATCGGATTTATACAGAACGATAATTGCCCAAACAGCAGCCtcaaaattcattgcaaa TCAGCCGGTTTACCAACAACGTAAAATGACGAAAAGTGGAAGCGATCAAAGCTTACCCTGGGACGCGCCTCTTCGATCAGCGCAGAAGAATGCATCTGGTCTCCCTAAAAG ggtttcGTCACGCGCTTTTCCGCCTGGTGCTGTCACACAAATTGAACTTCTTGACCAAGAAGCTAAACTTTAG